One segment of Micromonospora parathelypteridis DNA contains the following:
- a CDS encoding lysophospholipid acyltransferase family protein — protein sequence MTAAPHDLWRPSSGCDDDCLPAAGDVPTVSVARRVLRLVAVAGMLLAGVGLVVLLPVLPSRERQAAVRGWARATARAFGVRLVIRGRLPRRRALLVANHVSWLDILAVLAVAPTRMVAKREIRSWPVFGLLAAAAGTVFVDRSRPRALPTTVGRVADTLRAGRSVAVFPEGTTWCAGDGAADCRPGGGFRPAMFQAAIETGSPVVPLRLAYRCTATGTTTTAAAFLGADTLLRSVVRVVTARELVVSVTIAAALHPARDADRRMLARAAESAVHLLPTAGALARARQRPAPTATLAVVPMPTPAASGSELDLAA from the coding sequence GTGACCGCCGCGCCGCACGACCTGTGGCGGCCCTCGTCGGGCTGCGACGACGACTGCCTGCCGGCGGCCGGCGACGTGCCCACGGTGTCGGTGGCCCGCCGGGTGCTCCGGTTGGTCGCGGTGGCCGGCATGCTGCTGGCCGGGGTCGGCCTGGTGGTGCTGCTGCCCGTGCTCCCGAGCCGGGAACGGCAGGCGGCGGTGCGCGGCTGGGCCCGGGCCACCGCCCGAGCCTTCGGCGTACGGCTGGTGATCCGGGGGCGGCTGCCCCGGCGGCGGGCACTGCTGGTCGCCAACCACGTCTCGTGGCTGGACATCCTCGCGGTGCTGGCGGTCGCGCCCACCCGAATGGTCGCGAAGCGGGAGATCCGCTCCTGGCCGGTGTTCGGCCTGCTGGCCGCGGCGGCGGGCACGGTCTTCGTGGACCGCTCCCGGCCGCGGGCGCTGCCGACCACCGTCGGCCGGGTCGCGGACACGCTGCGCGCCGGGCGGTCGGTGGCGGTCTTTCCGGAGGGTACGACCTGGTGTGCTGGTGATGGTGCCGCCGACTGCCGCCCCGGCGGCGGCTTCCGGCCCGCGATGTTCCAGGCGGCCATCGAAACGGGCAGCCCGGTGGTGCCCCTGCGACTCGCCTACCGCTGCACGGCCACCGGGACGACCACCACGGCTGCTGCCTTCCTCGGGGCGGACACCCTGCTGCGGTCGGTGGTCAGGGTGGTCACGGCGCGGGAGTTGGTGGTGTCGGTGACGATCGCCGCCGCGCTGCACCCGGCCCGTGATGCCGACCGGCGGATGCTGGCCCGGGCCGCCGAGTCGGCCGTACACCTGCTGCCCACGGCGGGTGCCCTGGCGCGGGCCCGGCAGCGTCCGGCGCCCACGGCGACCCTGGCCGTCGTTCCGATGCCGACGCCGGCCGCCTCCGGTAGCGAACTGGACCTCGCGGCCTGA
- a CDS encoding GNAT family N-acetyltransferase: protein MAVLHAAGAPLTTSGYTLLIADDPTQVAAAQRLRHEVFAIELGATLLPGAAGLDVDPFDAYCDHLIVREDSTGDVVGTYRLLPPGRADRRYAEDEFDLTALDPLRDDLVEAGRSCVHPDHRSGAVINLMWAGIVRYLHLRGSRWLGGCASVPVGDGGRTVAEVWNQALTRHLSPPPLRVRPLRPWFADPAAALTAAAPLGADAAGRVAVPPLLRGYLRLGAWICGEPSYDPDFGCADFYVLFSLDRMNPRYLRHFLGAEAQR from the coding sequence ATGGCCGTTCTGCATGCCGCTGGCGCACCCCTGACGACCAGCGGATACACCCTGCTGATCGCCGACGACCCCACCCAGGTCGCGGCCGCGCAACGCCTGCGTCACGAGGTGTTCGCCATTGAGCTCGGCGCCACCCTCCTCCCCGGTGCGGCCGGGTTGGACGTGGATCCCTTCGACGCGTACTGCGACCATCTGATCGTCCGCGAGGACAGCACCGGCGACGTGGTCGGCACGTACCGGCTGCTGCCGCCCGGCCGCGCGGACCGGCGGTACGCCGAGGACGAGTTCGACCTCACCGCGCTCGACCCGCTCCGCGACGACCTCGTCGAGGCGGGCCGGTCCTGTGTTCACCCGGACCACCGCTCCGGCGCGGTGATCAACCTGATGTGGGCCGGCATCGTCCGGTACCTGCACCTGCGTGGCTCCCGTTGGCTCGGTGGCTGTGCCTCGGTGCCGGTGGGCGACGGTGGGCGGACGGTCGCCGAGGTGTGGAACCAGGCCCTGACCCGACACCTGTCGCCGCCGCCGCTGCGGGTCCGCCCGCTGCGGCCCTGGTTCGCCGACCCGGCCGCCGCGCTCACCGCCGCTGCCCCGTTGGGGGCTGACGCGGCCGGGCGTGTCGCGGTGCCGCCGCTGCTGCGTGGCTATCTCCGGCTCGGCGCGTGGATCTGTGGTGAGCCGTCGTACGACCCCGACTTCGGGTGCGCGGACTTCTACGTGCTCTTCTCCCTGGACCGGATGAACCCGCGCTACCTGCGGCACTTCCTGGGTGCGGAGGCGCAGCGGTGA
- a CDS encoding ABC transporter ATP-binding protein yields the protein MTDGQRSPTSDGQIVVSGLTKQYKNVRAVNDLSFTVASGRVTGFLGPNGAGKTTTLRMLLNLVTPTAGTATISGRRYTDLSDPLRHVGAVLEASSAHKGRTGINHLRVICAAAGLPKQRADEALALVGLTPAAKRKFKGYSLGMKQRLGIAAAMLGDPRVLILDEPANGLDPEGIRWMRGFLKNLAHEGRTVLVSSHLLSEMQLLADDVVIIAAGQLVRQGPVDQVLGSMAQSARVRVRTPQADALVAALKAQSATVDTDEHGTLLVAGVDAPTIGRAALAAGVELHELTTERPDLERVFLELTAGKAGIR from the coding sequence ATGACTGACGGGCAGCGAAGCCCCACCAGCGACGGTCAGATCGTGGTGTCCGGTCTGACGAAGCAGTACAAGAACGTGCGGGCGGTGAACGACCTGTCCTTCACCGTGGCGTCCGGGCGGGTCACCGGCTTCCTCGGCCCGAACGGCGCCGGGAAGACCACCACGCTGCGCATGCTGCTGAACCTGGTCACGCCGACCGCCGGCACGGCCACCATCAGCGGCCGCCGGTACACCGACCTCAGCGACCCGCTGCGGCACGTCGGCGCGGTGCTGGAGGCCTCCAGCGCGCACAAGGGTCGCACCGGCATCAACCACCTGCGGGTCATCTGCGCGGCGGCCGGGCTGCCCAAGCAGCGGGCCGACGAGGCGCTGGCCCTGGTCGGTCTGACGCCGGCGGCGAAGCGCAAGTTCAAGGGTTACTCGCTGGGTATGAAGCAGCGGCTCGGCATCGCCGCCGCGATGCTCGGCGACCCCCGGGTGCTGATCCTCGACGAGCCGGCCAACGGGCTCGACCCGGAGGGCATCCGCTGGATGCGTGGGTTCCTCAAGAACCTCGCCCACGAGGGCCGCACCGTGCTGGTCTCCAGCCACCTGCTGTCGGAGATGCAGCTGCTCGCCGACGACGTGGTGATCATCGCGGCCGGGCAGCTGGTCCGGCAGGGACCGGTCGACCAGGTTCTCGGCTCGATGGCGCAGAGCGCCCGGGTCCGGGTCCGCACGCCGCAGGCCGACGCGCTGGTCGCCGCCCTGAAGGCGCAGTCGGCGACCGTCGACACCGACGAGCACGGCACGCTGCTGGTGGCCGGGGTGGATGCCCCGACGATCGGCCGGGCCGCTCTGGCCGCCGGCGTCGAGCTGCACGAACTGACCACCGAACGACCCGACCTGGAACGGGTCTTCCTGGAGCTGACGGCCGGAAAGGCGGGCATCCGATGA
- a CDS encoding ABC transporter permease: protein MNLVRAELLKIRTTSTWWWLALGAFLSIALAFAFNAWYAVTVLGGDGGDVGASPEQSTPAAQAANLYTSGQYLGLMFVMLIGILMVTNEFFHQTATTTFLTTPRRTSVIVGKLIAASLLGFFFWLATTVIDLAAGSIFLSLNDYGAQLGEWPVQRALLFNLLAYAIWTILGVGIGTLITNQLGAVITAAVLYLVGTQVVGLLFLLLSNLLDSEAVLKWQVVWPAVASQVMITEGQSEFVPAWWVGALVLVGYALVSGVVGVLLTRRRDIA from the coding sequence ATGAACCTCGTCCGAGCCGAACTGCTCAAGATCCGCACGACCAGCACCTGGTGGTGGCTGGCCCTCGGCGCGTTCCTGTCGATCGCCCTGGCCTTCGCGTTCAACGCCTGGTACGCCGTCACCGTCCTGGGCGGCGACGGCGGGGATGTCGGCGCCAGCCCGGAGCAGTCGACCCCGGCGGCGCAGGCGGCGAACCTCTACACCTCGGGCCAGTACCTCGGGCTGATGTTCGTGATGCTCATCGGCATCCTGATGGTCACCAACGAGTTCTTCCACCAGACCGCGACCACGACGTTCCTGACGACGCCGCGGCGCACCTCGGTCATCGTCGGCAAGCTCATCGCCGCGAGCCTGCTCGGCTTCTTCTTCTGGCTGGCGACCACCGTGATCGACCTGGCCGCCGGCTCCATCTTCCTGTCCCTGAACGACTACGGCGCCCAGCTCGGCGAGTGGCCGGTGCAGCGGGCGCTGCTGTTCAACCTGCTCGCGTACGCCATCTGGACGATCCTGGGCGTGGGTATCGGCACGCTGATCACCAACCAACTCGGCGCGGTGATCACGGCGGCGGTGCTCTACCTGGTCGGTACCCAGGTGGTGGGTCTGCTGTTCCTGCTCCTGTCGAACCTCCTGGACAGCGAGGCGGTGCTCAAGTGGCAGGTGGTCTGGCCCGCGGTCGCCTCCCAGGTCATGATCACCGAAGGCCAGTCGGAGTTCGTACCGGCCTGGTGGGTCGGTGCCCTGGTGCTGGTCGGCTACGCGCTGGTCAGCGGGGTCGTCGGAGTCCTGCTCACTCGGCGGCGCGACATCGCCTGA
- a CDS encoding multifunctional oxoglutarate decarboxylase/oxoglutarate dehydrogenase thiamine pyrophosphate-binding subunit/dihydrolipoyllysine-residue succinyltransferase subunit, whose product MSTQQTSQENPLAGFGPNEWIVEEMYQRYLADPTSVDSAWHDFFADYRPAPGAATPRGAETSSEKPAAPEPDGQPEAAATVTQPSATAQPATAPSAAKPAPAKPAAAAPAPAKAAPEKTAPAKPAAKATAPTADGPQTTPLRGVAAKIVQNMDASLSVPTATSVRAVPAKLLVDNRIVINNHLARGRGGKVSFTHLVGYAMVRALVQHPEMNNSFAEANGKPAVVRPPHVNLGIAIDLAKPDGSRNLVVPSIKGCEQMDFRQFWQAYEDVVRRARRNELTMEDYSGTTISLTNPGGIGTVHSMPRLMQGQSAIIGVGAMEYPAPYQGMSETTLAELAVSKIITLTSTYDHRIIQGAQSGEFLKVMHELILGEHGFYDQIFTSLRIPYEPVRWMRDVAVNSEGQINKTARVHELIHAYRVRGHLMADTDPLEFKIRKHPDLDVLQHGLTLWDLDREFPVNGFAGRQRMKLREILGVLRDSYCRRVGIEYMHIQDPEERRWIQERIERKYEKPAADEQKHVLNRLNAAEAFETFLQTKYVGQKRFSLEGGESLIPLLGEVLESSAENGLDEVVIGMAHRGRLNVLANIVGKPYEKIFSEFEGHLDPRSTQGSGDVKYHLGQNGKFTTPGGEHAVKVSLVANPSHLEAVDPVLEGIVRAKQDRIDLKLEGYTVLPLAVHGDAAFAGQGVVAETLNLSQLRGYRTGGTVHVVVNNQVGFTTAPEYSRSSLYSTDVARMIQAPIFHVNGDDPEAVVRVARLAFEYRQTFNKDVVIDMVCYRRRGHNEGDDPSMSNPQMYKIIDSKRSVRKLYTEELIGRGDITVEDAEELLRDYQAQLEKVFKATRDAASAPRQLNRPRREVEPEPQVDTATDASVVKAIGEAHINLPEGFTPHKRIQQLLDRRAKMSVEGNIDWGFGEIIALGALLHDGVTVRLAGQDSRRGTFVQRHASVVDSRTGDDYLPLKSLTGDGERSRFFVHDSLLSEYAAMGFEYGYSVENINALVAWEAQFGDFVNGAQSVIDEFISSGEVKWGQRSAVTLLLPHGHEGQGPDHTSGRPERFLQMCAEDNMRVSIPTTPANYFHLLRRQALSPKRKPLVVFTPKSLLRHKLCVSSVEDFTTGTFQPVLRDTAAPAPEAVKRVLLCSGKVYYDLFQARQERGITDTAILRIEQLYPLPVEEIRAALAQYPNAEDFAWVQEEPANQGGWSFVALNLLEHLADVRLRRISRPAAAAPAVGSAKTHEVEQTALIEAALPRP is encoded by the coding sequence GTGTCGACCCAGCAGACTTCGCAGGAGAACCCACTGGCGGGTTTCGGCCCGAATGAGTGGATCGTCGAGGAGATGTACCAGCGGTACCTCGCCGACCCAACAAGCGTCGATTCGGCCTGGCACGACTTCTTCGCCGACTACCGGCCAGCGCCGGGTGCGGCCACGCCGCGCGGGGCCGAGACGTCGTCGGAGAAGCCGGCCGCCCCCGAGCCGGACGGCCAGCCGGAGGCAGCCGCCACGGTCACCCAGCCGAGCGCCACCGCGCAGCCGGCGACCGCGCCGTCCGCCGCGAAGCCGGCACCGGCCAAGCCCGCCGCCGCAGCGCCGGCCCCCGCCAAGGCCGCCCCGGAGAAGACCGCCCCGGCCAAGCCGGCCGCCAAGGCCACCGCGCCGACCGCAGACGGTCCGCAGACCACGCCGCTGCGTGGCGTCGCCGCGAAGATCGTCCAGAACATGGACGCCTCGCTGAGCGTGCCCACCGCGACCAGCGTGCGCGCGGTCCCGGCCAAGCTGCTGGTCGACAACCGCATCGTGATCAACAACCACCTCGCCCGCGGGCGCGGCGGCAAGGTCAGCTTCACCCACCTGGTCGGCTACGCGATGGTCCGGGCGCTGGTCCAGCACCCCGAGATGAACAACTCCTTCGCCGAGGCAAACGGCAAGCCGGCGGTGGTCCGCCCGCCGCACGTCAACCTCGGCATCGCGATCGACCTGGCCAAGCCGGACGGCAGCCGCAACCTGGTGGTCCCCTCCATCAAGGGCTGCGAGCAGATGGACTTCCGGCAGTTCTGGCAGGCGTACGAGGACGTGGTCCGGCGAGCGCGGCGCAATGAGCTGACCATGGAGGACTACTCCGGCACCACGATCTCGCTGACCAACCCGGGCGGCATCGGCACCGTGCACTCGATGCCGCGGCTGATGCAGGGGCAGAGCGCGATCATCGGCGTCGGCGCCATGGAATACCCGGCCCCCTACCAGGGCATGTCCGAGACCACCCTGGCCGAGCTGGCCGTCAGCAAGATCATCACGCTGACCAGCACGTACGACCACCGGATCATCCAGGGCGCGCAGTCCGGCGAGTTCCTCAAGGTGATGCACGAGCTGATCCTGGGCGAGCACGGCTTCTACGACCAGATCTTCACCTCGCTGCGCATCCCGTACGAGCCGGTGCGCTGGATGCGCGACGTGGCGGTCAACTCCGAGGGCCAGATCAACAAGACCGCCCGGGTGCACGAGCTGATCCACGCGTACCGGGTGCGCGGTCACCTGATGGCCGACACCGACCCACTGGAATTCAAGATCCGCAAGCACCCCGACCTGGACGTTCTCCAGCACGGGCTCACCCTGTGGGACCTGGACCGCGAGTTCCCGGTCAACGGCTTCGCCGGCCGGCAGCGGATGAAGCTGCGCGAGATCCTCGGCGTGCTGCGCGACTCGTACTGCCGCCGGGTCGGCATCGAGTACATGCACATCCAGGACCCGGAGGAGCGGCGCTGGATCCAGGAGCGGATCGAGCGCAAGTACGAGAAGCCGGCCGCCGACGAGCAGAAGCACGTCCTCAACCGGCTCAACGCCGCCGAGGCGTTCGAAACCTTCCTGCAGACCAAGTACGTCGGCCAGAAGCGCTTCTCGCTGGAGGGCGGCGAGTCGCTGATTCCGCTGCTCGGTGAGGTGCTGGAGTCCTCCGCCGAGAACGGGCTGGACGAGGTCGTCATCGGCATGGCCCACCGTGGTCGGCTCAACGTGCTGGCCAACATCGTCGGCAAGCCGTACGAGAAGATCTTCTCGGAGTTCGAGGGCCACCTGGACCCGCGCTCGACGCAGGGTTCCGGCGACGTGAAATACCACCTGGGCCAGAACGGCAAGTTCACCACTCCCGGCGGCGAGCACGCCGTCAAGGTGTCGCTGGTGGCCAACCCATCGCACCTGGAGGCCGTCGACCCGGTGCTGGAAGGCATCGTCCGGGCCAAGCAGGACCGGATCGACCTCAAGCTCGAGGGTTACACCGTGCTGCCGCTCGCGGTGCACGGTGACGCGGCGTTCGCCGGGCAGGGTGTGGTCGCCGAGACGCTCAACCTGTCGCAGCTGCGTGGCTACCGCACCGGCGGCACCGTGCACGTGGTGGTCAACAACCAGGTCGGCTTCACCACCGCCCCGGAGTACAGCCGGTCCAGCCTCTACAGCACCGACGTGGCCCGGATGATCCAGGCGCCGATCTTCCACGTGAACGGCGACGACCCGGAGGCCGTGGTCCGAGTGGCCCGGCTGGCTTTCGAATACCGGCAGACGTTCAACAAGGACGTCGTGATCGACATGGTCTGCTACCGCCGGCGCGGGCACAACGAGGGCGACGACCCGTCGATGTCCAACCCCCAGATGTACAAGATCATTGACTCGAAGCGCTCGGTCCGCAAGCTGTACACCGAGGAGCTGATCGGTCGCGGCGACATCACCGTGGAGGACGCGGAAGAGCTGCTGCGTGACTACCAGGCGCAGCTGGAGAAGGTCTTCAAGGCCACTCGGGACGCCGCCTCGGCGCCGCGCCAGCTCAACCGGCCGCGCCGCGAGGTCGAGCCGGAGCCGCAGGTCGACACCGCCACCGACGCGTCCGTGGTGAAGGCGATCGGCGAGGCGCACATCAACCTCCCGGAGGGCTTCACCCCGCACAAGCGGATCCAGCAACTGCTGGACCGGCGGGCCAAGATGTCCGTCGAAGGCAACATCGACTGGGGCTTCGGCGAGATCATCGCGCTCGGGGCGTTGCTGCACGACGGGGTCACCGTCCGGCTGGCCGGGCAGGATTCGCGTCGTGGCACGTTCGTCCAGCGGCACGCCTCGGTGGTCGACTCCCGCACCGGCGACGACTACCTGCCGCTGAAGTCGCTCACCGGCGACGGCGAGCGCTCCCGGTTCTTCGTGCACGACTCGCTGCTCAGCGAGTACGCGGCGATGGGCTTCGAGTACGGCTACTCGGTGGAGAACATCAACGCGCTGGTCGCCTGGGAGGCCCAGTTCGGCGACTTCGTCAACGGCGCCCAGTCGGTGATCGACGAGTTCATCTCGTCGGGCGAGGTGAAGTGGGGCCAGCGCTCCGCCGTCACTCTGCTGCTGCCGCACGGCCACGAGGGCCAGGGCCCGGACCACACCTCCGGCCGGCCGGAGCGGTTCCTGCAGATGTGCGCCGAGGACAACATGCGGGTGTCCATCCCGACCACCCCGGCGAACTACTTCCACCTGCTGCGCCGCCAGGCACTGTCGCCCAAGCGCAAGCCGCTGGTGGTGTTCACGCCGAAGTCGCTGCTGCGGCACAAGCTCTGCGTCTCCTCGGTGGAGGACTTCACCACCGGCACCTTCCAGCCGGTCCTGCGCGACACGGCCGCCCCGGCGCCGGAGGCGGTGAAGCGGGTGCTGCTCTGCTCGGGCAAGGTCTACTACGACCTGTTCCAGGCCCGCCAGGAGCGCGGCATCACCGACACCGCGATCCTCCGGATCGAGCAGCTGTACCCGCTGCCGGTGGAGGAGATCCGGGCCGCCCTCGCGCAGTACCCGAACGCCGAGGACTTCGCCTGGGTGCAGGAGGAGCCGGCCAACCAGGGCGGCTGGTCGTTCGTCGCGCTCAACCTGCTGGAGCACCTCGCGGACGTTCGGCTGCGGCGGATCTCCCGCCCGGCCGCGGCCGCCCCGGCGGTCGGCTCGGCCAAGACCCACGAGGTCGAGCAGACCGCGCTGATCGAGGCGGCCCTCCCCCGCCCGTGA
- a CDS encoding DUF6104 family protein — translation MYFTDRGIEELVERRGDEQVTLEWLGERLRDFVDLNPDFETPIERLATYLARLDDPDDDDA, via the coding sequence ATGTACTTCACCGACCGTGGCATCGAGGAGTTGGTCGAACGCCGGGGCGACGAGCAGGTGACCCTGGAGTGGCTCGGCGAACGCCTACGCGACTTCGTCGACCTCAACCCCGACTTCGAAACCCCCATCGAACGCCTGGCAACCTACCTGGCCCGCCTGGACGACCCCGACGACGACGACGCCTAA
- the pta gene encoding phosphate acetyltransferase — protein sequence MARSVYLTSVGSGGGKSTIALGLAELLSRQVGRIGVFRPLVADTGPDPILALLSERYRVELPLAELAGATYAEATALVADGRRAELISAIVERYRAVERQCPAVVVVGSDFDEPGDPAHPRELAFNARLATEFGSVVVPVVDGFGQEPGAVAAAVRGAYHDLADLGATVLAVIANRVPGPMTLPDLPVPAYAIPEVPSVSAPTVAEVAAALGATLLAGDEAALGRDVLDFVVGAAHVPTLLSHLTEGALVITPGDRADLLVAASAAHVAGQVSVAGLVLTLGEQPDPRVMRLVEGLNTGLAVLSVRTDSYDTVAASSRIEGRPSAANPRKVEAALGAFERCVDTDDLARRLRVSRSTRVTPLMFENELIDRARSKPRHLVLPEGSEERILRASEILLRRGVAELTLLGRPDDIARRTRELGIDLGDANVVDPVTSGWRDDFAAEYARLRAHRGVTAELAHDIVAQANYFGTLMVATGRADGMVSGATHTTAATIRPAFEIIRTVPDVSVASSVFFMLLADRVLVYGDCAVNRDPDAAQLADIAISSADTAARFGIEPRVAMLSYSTGSSGAGADVEKVATATALVRERRPDLLVEGPIQYDAAIDPAVAATKLPGSAVAGQATVFIFPDLNTGNNTYKAVQRSAGAVAVGPVMQGLRRPVNDLSRGATVPDIVNTVAITAIQAATEEAS from the coding sequence GTGGCTCGCAGTGTGTATCTGACTAGCGTGGGTTCGGGCGGGGGCAAGTCGACAATTGCCCTCGGGCTGGCGGAGTTGCTGTCCCGCCAGGTCGGGCGGATCGGCGTGTTCCGGCCACTGGTCGCCGACACCGGTCCGGACCCGATCCTCGCCCTGCTCAGCGAGCGTTACCGGGTCGAGCTGCCGCTGGCCGAGCTGGCCGGAGCGACCTACGCCGAGGCAACCGCCCTGGTGGCCGACGGCCGGCGCGCAGAGCTGATCTCCGCCATCGTCGAGCGGTACCGGGCGGTGGAGCGGCAGTGCCCGGCGGTGGTCGTGGTGGGCAGCGATTTCGACGAACCAGGCGACCCGGCCCATCCCCGGGAGTTGGCGTTCAATGCCCGGCTCGCCACCGAGTTCGGCAGCGTGGTGGTGCCGGTGGTGGATGGCTTCGGGCAGGAGCCGGGGGCCGTCGCGGCGGCGGTACGCGGGGCGTACCACGATCTGGCCGACCTGGGCGCGACGGTGCTCGCGGTGATCGCCAACCGCGTGCCGGGGCCGATGACGCTGCCCGACCTGCCGGTGCCCGCGTACGCGATTCCGGAGGTGCCGAGCGTGTCGGCGCCGACGGTGGCCGAGGTGGCGGCGGCGCTCGGCGCCACCCTGCTGGCCGGGGACGAGGCCGCGCTCGGCCGGGACGTGTTGGACTTCGTGGTCGGCGCGGCGCACGTGCCGACCCTGCTCAGCCACCTCACCGAGGGCGCCCTGGTGATCACTCCCGGGGACCGGGCCGACCTGCTCGTCGCCGCGAGCGCCGCGCACGTGGCCGGGCAGGTGTCGGTGGCCGGGCTGGTGCTCACCCTCGGCGAGCAGCCCGACCCCCGGGTCATGCGGCTGGTGGAGGGACTGAACACCGGGCTGGCGGTGCTGTCCGTGCGCACCGACAGCTACGACACGGTGGCCGCGTCCAGTCGCATCGAGGGTCGGCCCAGCGCGGCGAATCCCCGCAAGGTGGAGGCCGCGCTCGGCGCGTTCGAGCGGTGCGTGGACACCGACGACCTGGCCCGCCGGTTGCGGGTCAGCCGGTCGACGCGGGTCACCCCGCTGATGTTCGAGAACGAGCTGATCGACCGGGCCCGCTCGAAGCCCCGCCACCTGGTGCTGCCGGAGGGCAGCGAGGAGCGGATCCTGCGTGCGTCGGAGATCCTGCTGCGCCGTGGGGTGGCCGAGCTGACGCTGCTCGGCCGGCCGGACGACATCGCCCGGCGGACCCGCGAACTGGGCATCGACCTCGGCGACGCGAACGTGGTCGACCCGGTCACCAGCGGGTGGCGGGACGACTTCGCGGCCGAGTACGCCCGGCTTCGCGCCCACCGGGGCGTCACTGCGGAGTTGGCGCACGACATCGTGGCCCAGGCCAACTACTTCGGCACCCTGATGGTGGCGACCGGGCGGGCCGACGGCATGGTCTCGGGTGCCACGCACACCACCGCCGCGACCATCCGACCGGCGTTCGAGATCATCCGTACCGTGCCGGACGTGTCGGTCGCCTCCAGCGTCTTCTTCATGCTGCTCGCCGACCGGGTCCTGGTCTACGGGGACTGTGCCGTCAACCGCGACCCGGACGCCGCCCAGCTCGCCGACATCGCGATCTCGTCGGCCGACACCGCCGCCCGGTTCGGCATCGAACCCCGGGTGGCCATGCTGTCGTACTCCACCGGCAGTTCCGGCGCCGGCGCGGACGTGGAGAAGGTCGCCACGGCCACCGCGCTGGTCCGGGAGCGCCGGCCCGACCTGCTGGTCGAGGGACCGATCCAGTACGACGCGGCGATCGACCCGGCGGTGGCGGCGACGAAGTTGCCGGGCAGCGCGGTAGCCGGCCAGGCCACGGTCTTCATCTTTCCGGACCTGAACACCGGCAACAACACGTACAAGGCGGTGCAGCGCTCCGCCGGGGCGGTCGCGGTCGGCCCGGTGATGCAGGGCCTGCGCCGACCGGTGAACGACCTCTCCCGTGGCGCTACCGTGCCGGACATCGTCAACACGGTGGCGATCACCGCCATCCAGGCGGCCACCGAGGAGGCCTCGTGA
- a CDS encoding acetate/propionate family kinase has product MSRVLVLNCGSSSVKWRHYDGDRTLDHGTVERVGEPGGGPADHAGAVRQILDGLDLTGLAAVGHRVVHGGRRFIAPVLVDDAVLAAIKDLVPLAPLHNPANLAGIEVARAALPDVPQVAVFDTAFHHTLPEAAATYAIDRETAERYDIRRYGFHGTSHAYVSRRTAELLGRPYEQLNTITLHLGNGASACAVANGRSVATSMGMSPLEGLVMGTRSGDLDPTVIFHLRREGGLSVDDIDDLLNHRSGLLGLSGVNDMREVLQRRAAGDGAAGLAFDVYCRRITGYVGAYYALLGRVDAIAFTAGVGENAAPVRAAALAGLERLGIAVDDARNDGDGDRVISPDGAEVSVCVIRTDEEREIARQARDVVAGS; this is encoded by the coding sequence GTGAGTCGGGTGCTGGTGCTCAACTGCGGGTCGTCGTCGGTGAAGTGGCGCCACTACGACGGTGACCGGACGCTCGACCACGGCACCGTCGAGCGGGTCGGTGAGCCCGGCGGCGGCCCGGCGGACCACGCCGGTGCGGTCCGGCAGATCCTGGACGGGCTGGACCTGACCGGGCTGGCGGCGGTGGGGCACCGGGTGGTGCACGGCGGCCGGAGGTTCATTGCCCCGGTCCTGGTCGACGACGCGGTGCTGGCCGCGATCAAGGATCTGGTGCCGCTGGCCCCGCTGCACAACCCGGCGAACCTGGCCGGCATCGAGGTGGCCCGCGCGGCGCTGCCGGACGTCCCGCAGGTCGCCGTCTTCGACACCGCGTTCCACCACACCCTGCCGGAGGCCGCCGCGACCTACGCGATCGACCGGGAGACCGCCGAGCGGTACGACATCCGCCGGTACGGCTTCCACGGCACCTCGCACGCGTACGTGTCCCGCCGCACCGCCGAACTGCTGGGCCGCCCGTACGAGCAGCTCAACACGATCACCCTGCACCTGGGCAACGGGGCCAGCGCCTGCGCGGTGGCGAACGGTCGCAGCGTCGCCACCTCGATGGGCATGTCCCCGTTGGAGGGGCTGGTGATGGGCACTCGCAGCGGCGACCTCGACCCGACGGTGATCTTCCACCTGCGCCGGGAGGGTGGGCTGTCGGTGGACGACATCGACGACCTGCTCAACCACCGCAGCGGCCTGCTCGGGCTGAGCGGCGTCAACGACATGCGCGAGGTGCTGCAGCGTCGGGCGGCCGGGGACGGGGCGGCAGGGCTGGCCTTCGACGTGTACTGCCGGCGGATCACCGGCTACGTCGGGGCGTACTACGCGCTGCTCGGTCGCGTCGACGCCATCGCCTTCACCGCCGGGGTCGGCGAGAACGCCGCGCCCGTCCGGGCTGCCGCGTTGGCTGGCCTGGAGCGGCTCGGCATTGCCGTGGACGACGCCCGTAACGACGGCGACGGCGACCGGGTGATCTCGCCCGACGGCGCGGAGGTGAGCGTCTGCGTCATCCGCACCGACGAGGAACGGGAGATCGCCCGCCAGGCCCGCGACGTGGTCGCGGGCAGCTGA